Below is a window of Caldanaerobius polysaccharolyticus DSM 13641 DNA.
ACAAGGACGGTGGATGTTCACATACGGCATTTGAGAAAAAAGCTGGGAGATGAAAATACCTATCCACCGTATATAGAGACCGTAAGGGGAATTGGATATAAATTGAACAGCAAAGGTGAATAAAAATGCGCAAAAAGCTCTTTATAACTTATTCTGTATTGCTTCTCCTGGGCGTGAGTTGTACGAGCTTTTTTTTTCTCAGCGCCATATCAAAGGGCGATATAAAGCACATAATAATGTATATAACGCTATCTGTTCTCCTAGGCTCTTCTATAGCTGTTTTGCTAGGCATAAGGTTTTTAAAACACATAACTCAGCCGATTTATGAGATAACGAAAATCGCCGAGGACATCTCCAATGGCAAGTTAACACAGCCTATAAACGACGATTACGAAGACGAGATAGGCATGCTGGCCAGGGCCATTAAAAAAATGACAGAGAGGCTAAACCTCACGATCAGCGAGCTGTACGACAGAAATGCTAAATTAGAGGCGGTGTTGACTAGCATCGTCAATGGGGTTGTGGCTATAGATAATGAAGAGAAGGTATTGCTGATTAACAACGCTGCAGCGAAGATACTGGGGTTAAATGCAGATGATGTTATTGGCAGACACATATTGGAGTTGATGAGAAGCAGCAAAATGCATGACATCATAGAGGATATATTGAAGAATAAGAGGTATTATGAAAGCGAAATAGAATTGTTTTACCCTGAGTACAGGTATCTTAAGATTTACACCAATCCCATTAGGACACCTGTAGTATCCGGTTATCAACTTTATGGGGAAAATGCAGAAGCAGGTCTTGTCATAGTCCTGAACGATGTAACGGAGATAAAAAAACTGGAAAAGATGAGATCTGAATTTGCTGCAAATGTTTCCCACGAACTCAGAACCCCTTTGACATCTATAAAAGGCTTTGTAGAGACGCTGAGGGAGGGCGCTCTGGAAGACAAAAACACAGCCGATAAATTTTTAGAGATTATAGACCTGGAGACAGAGAGATTGACGAGGCTTATTAACGATATACTGACGTTATCAGAGATCGAAGGGCTAAAAGGTGATATTAAACTTGTGCCTGAAAAGGTAAAAGACATCGTGGAAGAGGTTATATATATGTTAAAAAATCAAGCTGAAGAGAAAAACATCACTGTAACCTATGATATTAAGCCGCCAGAATTGGTAATGAATACTAATAGAGACAGGATGAAACAAATGCTGCTTAACCTGGTTGAAAATGGTATAAAGTATACGGGTGTCAGGGGTCACGTGGACATTAAAGTCAATGCTGAAGGCGAGAAAGTGGTATTCTCTGTAAAAGACGACGGCATAGGGATACCTAAAGAGCATATTCCGCGATTGTTTGAAAGGTTTTATCGCGTGGACAAAAGCAGGTCAAGAAAATTAGGGGGGACAGGTCTTGGGCTAGCCATCGTAAAACACATCGTAAACTCCTTTAACGGAACTATAACTGTAAAAAGCGAGGTAAAAAAGGGTACGGAATTTATAATACAGTTGCCTCTGTCAAAGGCAGACAGTTAACATATATTTAACATATACTTAACTTTGATTTAACATAAAGGATGTTGAATACTGTTAATATTATTTGGGATGCAATATAAAAACAAAAAGGGGTAAAGTTATGAAAAGCGATAAGGTAAAAAACGTTTTGGGAAAGTATTTTACTTTTATCTGCGCCGGTCTCATGATTATTACTACGGTCTTTATAGTTTACTTTATAGCCTCTCAAGGGCTTATGACGTTTGTAAAGGACAAAGTATCTCTTTCGGAATTTTTATTTTCTTCCAAGTGGAATCCTGGTGCGCCTAAATCTGAAGGAGGTCCTTATGTGGGAGCGTTAGCCTTTATACTTGGCTCCCTGGCGGTGTCTTTATCCTCTCTGGTATTAAGCACTCCTTTAAGCATATCTGTGGCGATTTTTATGGTGGAGATATCTCCTCATTCTATGCGCAATTTTTTGCAGTCGGTAGTGGAGCTATTTGCAGGTATACCGTCAGTGGTATATGGGTGGATAGGCTTGAGCGTCTTGGTGCCTTTTATAAGGCATAGGATTGGGGGCATGGGTTTTAGCTTGCTGGCGGGCACTATAGTGTTGGCCATTATGATCTTTCCTACCATAACCACTGTATCAGTAGATAGCCTTAGGTCTTTGCGCAGTGAGCTCAAAGAAGCCTCGTACGCCTTGGGTGCTACGAGATGGCAGACCTTGAGAAAAGTGCTATTGCCTGCTGCGCTGCCAGGTATACTCACAGGGGTCGTCCTAGGGCTGGCCAGGGCTTTTGGTGAAGCTTTGGCGGTGCAGATGGTCATAGGGAACGCTGTGCGCATACCGACTTCTTACCTTGAACCCATACACACCATGACGAGCATCTTGACGATGGACATGGGTAATACCGTTGCTGGATCCTTGTGGAATAACGCTTTGTGGTCTATCGCGCTGCTGTTGCTCATGTTTTCTTTTACGTTTATCCTCATAATAAGGGTTATAGGGAAAAGGAGGCAATATAGATGAATGCCAAAATCGGCGATAAGGTGGCCACGGTCTTCTTCAGTGCGGTGGCGGCCTTTGTGATTTTGCTGTTATTTGCTATAATAGGTTATATACTGTTCAACGGCCTGGAGGTCGTCAATTGGCATTTTATATCCACTCCACCGACATTTATGAAAGCAGGGGGAGGTATTGCGCCACAGCTTTTTAATTCTATACTCCTTTTGGTAGTTTCCATGATTATAACCGTACCTATAGGGTTGGGAGCAGGCATCTACCTGTCGGAATTTGCTAAACCTGGTCCTTTAACCGATACCATAAGGGTGAGTATAGAGTCTCTGGCCTCATTGCCTTCTATAGTAGTAGGGCTTTTTGGCTTGATAGTGTTTGTGAAGGCGATGGGATGGGGATTTTCCATAGTAGCGGGAGCTATGGCTCTGGCGGTGTTAAATCTTCCTGTAATGACCAGGGTTTCGGAAGATGCTATAAGAAGTGTTAGCAACGAACTAAGAGAAGCCAGTTTTGCGCTGGGTGCCACCGAGTGGCAGACCATTACGAGAGTGCTTATAAAAGCAGCTCTTCCCTCACTCATCACAGGTATAATACTCACGGCAGCAAGGGTTTTTGGAGAAGCAGCAGCATTGCTTTACACTGCAGGTATGAGCACACCTATACTCGATTTCCAAAATTGGAATCCTGCTGCAGTTAACTCGCCTTTGAGGCTTTTTAGGCCTGGAGAGACGTTAGCTGTTTATATATGGAAAGTTAATTCAGAGGGGTTAGTTCCTGATGCTGCGCGGATCGCCAATGGCGCTTCAGCTGTTTTAGTCATTTGCGTTTTGCTCTTTAATCTGATATCTAGATGGCTGGGAAAAATCATATACAGAAAAATAACTGGTGATTAATTTGTAAATTTATGTTATAATGTATATATGTACTGAAAGGAGAAAACGGGTTGAATAAGGTACATGTAGAAAATCTAAATCTCTATTATGGAGATTTTCATGCTTTAAAAAACGTAAATATTGAAGTTAAGGCAAACACGGTTATGGCGCTTATAGGGCCTTCGGGATGCGGTAAGTCTACTTTTCTCCGGGTAATAAACAGGATGAACGACCTTATTCCAGGAGTGAAGATAACAGGTACCGTAAAATTAGATGGCGTAGATATATACAACGACTTTGATGTCTTGGAACTGAGAAAGCGCGTGGGTATGGTGTTCCAAAAACCTAATCCCTTTCCCATGTCGGTTTACGATAATGTGGCGTACGGTCCACGAATTCACGGAATAAAAAACAAGAAGAAATTAGACGAAATCGTTGAAAGAAGCCTAAAGGCAGCTGCATTATGGGATGAGGTTAAGGATAGGTTAGGCAGGTCTGCTATGGGGTTATCGGGGGGACAGCAACAGAGATTGTGCATTGCCCGCACGCTGGCTATTGAGCCGGATGTCATTTTGATGGATGAGCCTACGTCTGCATTGGATCCTATATCCACAGCGAAAATTGAGGACTTAATAGATATTTTAAAGAAAAAGTATACTATTATCATCGTGACCCATAATATGCAACAGGCAGGCAGGATTTCTGATTTTACATCTTTCTTTTTAAACGGAGAAGTAGTAGAAAGCGGTCCGACTGATGAGGTGTTCTACAGGCCCAAAGACAAGCGTACCGAGGACTATATAACAGGTCGATTTGGATGATGGCGATGGATCAAGGAGGGAAGGGCTTTGGCGGCGAGAACTCATTTTGATCAAGAATTGGAAAAAGTGCACTTACACATACTCAAAATGGGAAGTATGGTAGAAGAATCGATAGATAAAGCCATTGAAGCGTTAATAAAGCAGGACGGACAGATGGCTGATGCCGTTATAAACGGCGATGACAAGATAGACGACATGGAGGTTTTCATCGAAAACGAATGCGTCAGGTTGATTGCCACTCAACAACCTATGGCAAGGGATTTGAGAACTATCTTTACAGCGATAAAACTCATAACAGACCTGGAGCGCATAGCAGATCACGCGGTGGATATAGCCAAGAATACCAAAAGGCTTGTCAACGAAGTGTATATCAAGCCTTTGATAGATATACCCAGGATAGCCGATATAGTGAAGCGTATGTTAAGGGATGCGCTTACGTCTTACATCAATACTGATGTGGATCTGGCTGTGCGCACGTGTAAACTAGACGATGAAGTGGATGGCTTACATTCCCAGATTTACAGGGAACTAATAACCCTTATGCTGGAAGATCCCAAAAATATAAAGCAAGCTACCAGTTTTTTGTTTATAAGTAGTTACCTGGAGCGCGTTGCGGATCACGCTACAAATATATGCGAATGGGTTATATTTGTGGAAACAGGTGAGCATAAAGATTTAAACGATTGATTTTCACTGCAAAAAGAGCCCGCTATTACGGCAGGCTCTTTTTGCATATAATGAACTTTCCCAGGGCAACATATTCGTAGAAAAGAAAATGCGAGGTGTGTGCTAATGCCGCTGGGATACGTTCTGCTTATGATTGTAGGGGTTCTGGTGGTTTTCGGATTTGCCCATAGGGTTTTGGATCGCATGGGTTTATCCGACAAGATAGCTTTGGTAGTTATAATCGCTATGATTATAGGTTCGTTTATGCCAGATATATCTTTAGGTAGGTTGATAGCTTTAAATGTAGGAGGCGCCCTGATACCTTTAGCCTTATGTGTGTATTTGATCGTAAAGTGCGATACATCTGCTGAAAAGGTACGGGCTATAACGTCAGCGCTGTTGACAGGCATAGCGATTTTTGCCGTTGCAAAAATTATACCCAATGAGCCTGAAGCTATGATAATCGAGCCCATGTTGGTCTACGGCGTAACTGGGGGTATAATAGCGTATCTTTCAGGCCGATCCCGAAGATCTTCGTTTATCGGCGGCGTAATGGGTATAATCATAAATGACATTATTCAGATGGCAGTAAATGCGGCGCGAGGCGTGTCACAGCCTGTAGTGTTGGGAGGCGCTGGCTTTTTAGACGCGATAGTCTTATCAGGTATAATCGCCGTTATCCTTGCTGAATTTGTAGGAGAAATCAGGGAAAGACTGCAAGGAGGTACTGAAAAAAAAGAGTTGCATTATGAAAACGGTGCCTTTACCAGCAGCATAGGACTTAAAGATGAAAACAAAGCGACCATTCAGGGAAGAGGTGAGGGCGATGAACAAGAGCCAATGGCTAACAGCGATAAATAAGGCTTTTGCTTTTTTACTAATTGTTACATGCTTTATACCTTATGGAAAAGCTTTTGCAGATAACATGGAAAAAGAAGGCTATTACACCGTGTACGAAGAAGGCACCGACAAAGTTGTATTCAGGATATCATGGGATCTTACAAAAGGGGATAATTATTTAAGCAGCGATAATAGTTACTATGAGATAACGAGGGTCGATAAAAAGTCCAAAAAAGCGTTTGCAAAATTTATCAAAAAGGTGGATTTACCTCAAATAGAAGAAAAGTTATCCCAGGTCAATGTGGCTAATGTGCCTAGGGTGGTAGGGATATACTCAACTCACAGCGACGAATCATATATACCATCAGACGGTGCAGCTAGTATTTACGGCCACGGTGGGATTTACGATGTGGATGCGGCGTTGGCTTCTTCGCTGAGAAAGAAAGGTATAAAGGTTATATTCGATAGGACACTGCACCTTCCCCACGATGCCTATGCTTATGCCAGGTCTAGAAGGACGGCACTGAGGCTATTAAAAGAAGGGGCAGGGGCTATTTTAGATATACACAGGGACGCTGCTCCCAAAGAGGATTATATAAGGACAATAAACGGCACGCCTGCCACTGGCGTAAGACTTGTAGTGGGAAAGGCCAGTACCAATATGGCCGCCAACCAGCAGCTGGCCTATAAAATGAAAGCGATAGCTGATAAAAAAAGTCCTGGCCTAGTAAAAGACATTTTCTTTGGATCAGGAGATTACAACCAGGGCCTTACACCTCGATCTATATTGATAGAATTTGGCACAGATACCCATACAAAGGAGAGGGCCATTAAGGCTGCAGATATGTACGCTGATGTAATATCCGCTGTTTTTTTTGGAGATACTTCTAAAAAACCCACAGCTTTAGGGGGGATAACCAGAACCACTCCATCTGAGAGGCGGGCAGCAGGTACCGGTATATTTGCAGCAGTTATCGTAGCGGTTGTGGCCGTGGTAGGATTTGTGTTAATAAGTATGGGTTATGGAAAAGAGTTGGGCTCTAAATTGTCCAAATTTGTAAGAGAGGAATTTTCCAGCTATATGGGAAAAATTAAAAAAAGAGAAGGCAAGAGGAAGAACGACCATTGAAGATCGTGTATACAAGTTATTGGGGTACCTATTCAGCGCTGTTAAAAGCTATGATTCGAGTTTGCGCATGGACGTCTCTACCGCCATATGAAGACAAGCGAATTCCCATATCTCTCTTTTGCAAAGCGAGTTATGGGGATTTGCTGTATATAGGTGTTGATGAAAAATTAAATGAAGTCTATATACTAGGCCATAGGGGGTTGTCAGATGTTATCGAGAACGCGCTGTGGGGATTGCAAAAAATTTTTGACTTACGCGACGATGATGTAATATTTATAGATACCCAGGGCTATGAAGACCCGTGGGATAGCTTATTTATAAGGCTTATAAACCATGGTATATGCAGTGATATGTTAAAGCGCGCATTGTATAAAAAATTCCAAATAAAGTTAGAAAGAGGTGAAATACCCTGGTAATAATCTACACTTGTTACGGAGGCGCCCATAGCTCTGTGGTAGCTGCTGCTATTCACGTGGGAATGCTTCCTTCAGACAGGATTCCATCTTACATCGAAATTGCGTCAGTTCCTTATTACGACCGCACTGATTCAAAATTCATAGGTATTCCGCTTTTTATGGGTATGGACTTACAGGAAAATCGGGTGTATGCCATGGGCATGAAAAACGGTGAAGCAATGATAGAGCGTATTATGTACCAATATCTCAGCAGCTACGGCATAGCAAAAAGCGAATTGATATTTGCAGACGCCTTTAGCACTCTCAGCGTCATCACCAAGCTTGGAGGCTTTATATCTCGTAGATTGCAGCTTGTGAGCCTGGGGAGACCCCTGACAATATGGGGGATAATGAAAAATTATGGCAAACTTGTTAAATTGGTCGATGATACAAAAAATAAAGTCTTGACTTAATCGAATTAATACCTGATAATAATTGATAGGTGAGGTATATTGAGTGAAAAGCTGATCGTAGGGGTAGAGAGGGACAGCATTGCCGAAAGCCTGGGAATAAATCCCGGGGACAAGCTTGTGGCTATAAATGGTGTGTCTGTCCGCGACGTTTTAGATTATATTTTTTATACCACTGACGAAGATGTTGTAATTGATATAAAAAAAGCCGATGGCCACATCGCCAGGTACAGGGTGTCCAAGGAGTACGATGAAGACATAGGGCTGGTATTTGAGGATGGCCTTATGGACAAACCGCGGGTGTGCGCCAATAAATGTGTTTTTTGCTTTGTGGATCAGATGCCTAAAAACATGAGAAAAACCCTGTATTTTAAGGACGACGATTACAGGCTTTCTTTTTTGCATGGCAATTTCATCACATTGACCAATGTCGACTATAATGATATCCAGCGCATTGTGGAGATGAGATTAAGCCCGCTTTATATCTCGGTGCACGCTACAGATGACGACGTAAGGGCAACCCTTATGAGAAATCCTAAAGCAAGGGGCATTATGCAAAAATTGAGAGTGTTGGTCAGTGGAGGTATAAGCCTGCACTGCCAGCTGGTGATAGCAAGGGGTATTAACGACGGCGAAATACTGGATAAGAGCATAGGCGACCTTGCAAGCCTTCACCCTGGTGTCTTATCCATAGCTGTGGTACCGGTGGGGTTGACTGCACATAGGGAAAACCTGATGAATATAACGCCATGGGATAGTTCATCATCGCAAGAAATAGTCAAACAGGTAGAAAGATGGGGAAAGGAATTTAAAAAGAGATTGGGTACGCCTGTAGTATACGCAGCAGACGAATTTTACGTAATGGCTGGCGTAGATGTCCCGGAGGCTAGTTATTACTGTGGTTTTCCTCAGATTGAAAATGGCGTAGGTTTAATGGCCAAGTTTAAAAGTGAATTTCACGATGCATTAAAGCGTTACGCTCATAGGACTTCTAGGGTTAAAAAGGTATCTATAGCCACCGGAATTTCTGCTTGTGATTTTATAAAGAGGTTGTCGGAGGAATTGATGGAGTGCATTGATGTGGATGTGCAAGTTTACGGTATAAAAAATGATTTTTTTGGCCACAGCGTTACAGTGGCTGGCCTTGTTACGGGGAAAGATCTTATAGGTCAATTAAAAGGCAAAGGTCTGGGTCAAAGGCTTATAATTCCAGATGTCATGTTGAAATCAGGAGAAAAAGTTTTTTTGGATGACACCACTGTCGACGATGTAAAGAGGCAGTTGAACGTAGATGTGGTGGTATCGCCTGTTGACGGTGAAGAATTTATAAAAAATGTAATAGGGGAGATGTAAATGCCAGGTTCAATTGTCGCTATTGTAGGCAGACCCAATGTAGGTAAATCCACGTTGTTTAACAGGCTTGCAGGCAAGAGAATAGCTATAATAGAGGATAAACCGGGCGTTACCAGGGATAGGCTGTATCATACTTGCGAATGGGCCGGAAAGGTTTTTACCATTGTAGACACAGGCGGTATAGATGTGGGTTCGACGGATACATTGTTTCAGCAGATTAGGAAGCAAGCGCAAATAGCTATAGATACAGCAGACGTGGTGGTATTTGTGGTGGATGCTAAGGAAGGGCTTTTGCCTGCGGATTGGCAGATCGCGGATATCTTGAGAAAATCCAATAAGCCTGTTATTGTGGCGTGTAATAAAGTAGACAGCGCTAAGATGCGAGAGAGCTCCTATGAATTTTACGGGTTAGGATTTGATCACGTTCACATGATTTCTTCTGTAAACGGAACAGGTACAGGGGACCTACTGGATACTATAGTTAAACTTTTGCCTGATAGTCATCATGAAGAATATGATGAGGATACGGTTAAAGTAGCTGTTATAGGCAGGCCCAATGCAGGCAAATCTTCTATAATAAATAAGGTGTTAGGCGAAGAGAGGGTAATAGTCAGCGATATACCGGGTACTACCAGGGATGCTATAGATACTCCTTTTGAGATAGACGGAAAAAAGTATGTCTTTATAGACACAGCCGGGATAAGGCGAAAGAGCAAAATAGAGGAATCGGTGGAATACTACAGCGTGCTTAGGGCTATGTCGGCAATTGATAGGTCAGATGTATGCCTTATGGTGATTGACAGCTATGAAGGCATAGTGGAGCAGGATACAAAGATAGCTGGTTACGCTCATGAGCAAGGCAAAGGGATGATAATCCTCATGAATAAATGGGATAAAGTGGAGAAAGATACCAGGACCGCAATAGAGTATACCAAGATTATAAGGAACAGGCTGGATTTTATATCTTATGCGCCGATTTTGTTCGTATCAGCCAAAACCGGCCAGAGGATACCTCGCATAATCGAGACTATAGATGAAGTAGCAGCTGAGAGGTCCAAGAGGCTTGCCACAGGTGTGTTAAATGATATGTTAAATGAGGTCCTTGCTACCAACCCGTTGCCCTCTGCTGGCGGCAAACACGTCAAGTTGTATTACGGAACACAAGTAGCGGTAAAGCCTCCTACCTTTGTTTTCTTTTCCAATTATCCGGAGGAGGTACATTTTTCATATGTGCGCTTTCTGGAAAATCATATAAGAAAGTTATTTGGATTCGAGGGAACGCCTATAAGGATCAAAATAAAAAAGCGCGGAGAAGTGTAAAAGAGGGGAGAATTTATGCATATTTTGTGGTCGATTCTGGTTATTTTGGCATCTTATCTTATAGGGGGATTTAATTCTGCGTATTACATCGGAAGGCTATGGGGAGTAGACGATATAAGAAAATACGGCAGCGGCAATCCAGGGACTACTAATGTACTGAGGATCGTAGGTAAAAGAGCGGCTTTTTTTACGTTACTGTTTGATGTGGCAAAGGGTTTAGTGGCTGTATCGTTAGGTCTTCTTTTAGTTAAAAGCTCAGGAGTCGCTATTTTATGCGGGTTGGCTGTAATAATAGGGCATAATTACCCCGTGCAGCTAGGGTTTAAAGGAGGAAAAGGCATCGCCACGAGTATAGGAGTTATATTTCTTCTTAGCCCTCTAGCAGCGCTTTGCTCTCTTTTAATTGGCCTTGTAGTAATTGCTATAACTAAATACGTATCCCTGGGGTCCATTATAGGTTCTGTGCTCTTTCCTGTATTTGTAGCTGTATTCAATGGTTCATGGCAGTATATCCTTTTTGGCGTTGTTATGGCGTTGATGGCTGTATACAGGCATCGAGCAAACATCAGCCGATTGGCCAGTGGAACTGAGTCCAGAATAAAATTGTATTAATATAAGATGTAATAATTCCTGACCTCCTCTAATATATATGTATTGTTAGAATGTTGCGTATTATAGATGGGATATCATATATCGGGGAGGTCGGGTCGATGGAGTTTGACGTATACAAAGACATTGCTGAGCGCACCGAGGGAGATATATATATCGGCGTCATAGGGCCTATCAGGACAGGAAAGTCTACCTTTGTCAAAAGGTTTATGGAACAGCTAGTTATACCACATATAGATAATGCTTATAAGAGAGAAAGGGCGAAAGACGAATTGCCTCAAAGCGCTGCGGGTAAGACCGTTATGACGGTGGAACCCAAGTTCGTCCCTAATGAAGCTATAGAGATAAGTATAGCGGAAAATATAAGGTTTAGAGTGAGAATGATTGACAGCGTAGGTTACCTTGTG
It encodes the following:
- the spoIIP gene encoding stage II sporulation protein P, coding for MNKSQWLTAINKAFAFLLIVTCFIPYGKAFADNMEKEGYYTVYEEGTDKVVFRISWDLTKGDNYLSSDNSYYEITRVDKKSKKAFAKFIKKVDLPQIEEKLSQVNVANVPRVVGIYSTHSDESYIPSDGAASIYGHGGIYDVDAALASSLRKKGIKVIFDRTLHLPHDAYAYARSRRTALRLLKEGAGAILDIHRDAAPKEDYIRTINGTPATGVRLVVGKASTNMAANQQLAYKMKAIADKKSPGLVKDIFFGSGDYNQGLTPRSILIEFGTDTHTKERAIKAADMYADVISAVFFGDTSKKPTALGGITRTTPSERRAAGTGIFAAVIVAVVAVVGFVLISMGYGKELGSKLSKFVREEFSSYMGKIKKREGKRKNDH
- the phoU gene encoding phosphate signaling complex protein PhoU, which encodes MAARTHFDQELEKVHLHILKMGSMVEESIDKAIEALIKQDGQMADAVINGDDKIDDMEVFIENECVRLIATQQPMARDLRTIFTAIKLITDLERIADHAVDIAKNTKRLVNEVYIKPLIDIPRIADIVKRMLRDALTSYINTDVDLAVRTCKLDDEVDGLHSQIYRELITLMLEDPKNIKQATSFLFISSYLERVADHATNICEWVIFVETGEHKDLND
- a CDS encoding DUF1614 domain-containing protein produces the protein MPLGYVLLMIVGVLVVFGFAHRVLDRMGLSDKIALVVIIAMIIGSFMPDISLGRLIALNVGGALIPLALCVYLIVKCDTSAEKVRAITSALLTGIAIFAVAKIIPNEPEAMIIEPMLVYGVTGGIIAYLSGRSRRSSFIGGVMGIIINDIIQMAVNAARGVSQPVVLGGAGFLDAIVLSGIIAVILAEFVGEIRERLQGGTEKKELHYENGAFTSSIGLKDENKATIQGRGEGDEQEPMANSDK
- a CDS encoding DUF3189 family protein; protein product: MYTSYWGTYSALLKAMIRVCAWTSLPPYEDKRIPISLFCKASYGDLLYIGVDEKLNEVYILGHRGLSDVIENALWGLQKIFDLRDDDVIFIDTQGYEDPWDSLFIRLINHGICSDMLKRALYKKFQIKLERGEIPW
- a CDS encoding DUF512 domain-containing protein; protein product: MSEKLIVGVERDSIAESLGINPGDKLVAINGVSVRDVLDYIFYTTDEDVVIDIKKADGHIARYRVSKEYDEDIGLVFEDGLMDKPRVCANKCVFCFVDQMPKNMRKTLYFKDDDYRLSFLHGNFITLTNVDYNDIQRIVEMRLSPLYISVHATDDDVRATLMRNPKARGIMQKLRVLVSGGISLHCQLVIARGINDGEILDKSIGDLASLHPGVLSIAVVPVGLTAHRENLMNITPWDSSSSQEIVKQVERWGKEFKKRLGTPVVYAADEFYVMAGVDVPEASYYCGFPQIENGVGLMAKFKSEFHDALKRYAHRTSRVKKVSIATGISACDFIKRLSEELMECIDVDVQVYGIKNDFFGHSVTVAGLVTGKDLIGQLKGKGLGQRLIIPDVMLKSGEKVFLDDTTVDDVKRQLNVDVVVSPVDGEEFIKNVIGEM
- the pstB gene encoding phosphate ABC transporter ATP-binding protein PstB, whose amino-acid sequence is MNKVHVENLNLYYGDFHALKNVNIEVKANTVMALIGPSGCGKSTFLRVINRMNDLIPGVKITGTVKLDGVDIYNDFDVLELRKRVGMVFQKPNPFPMSVYDNVAYGPRIHGIKNKKKLDEIVERSLKAAALWDEVKDRLGRSAMGLSGGQQQRLCIARTLAIEPDVILMDEPTSALDPISTAKIEDLIDILKKKYTIIIVTHNMQQAGRISDFTSFFLNGEVVESGPTDEVFYRPKDKRTEDYITGRFG
- the der gene encoding ribosome biogenesis GTPase Der, which gives rise to MPGSIVAIVGRPNVGKSTLFNRLAGKRIAIIEDKPGVTRDRLYHTCEWAGKVFTIVDTGGIDVGSTDTLFQQIRKQAQIAIDTADVVVFVVDAKEGLLPADWQIADILRKSNKPVIVACNKVDSAKMRESSYEFYGLGFDHVHMISSVNGTGTGDLLDTIVKLLPDSHHEEYDEDTVKVAVIGRPNAGKSSIINKVLGEERVIVSDIPGTTRDAIDTPFEIDGKKYVFIDTAGIRRKSKIEESVEYYSVLRAMSAIDRSDVCLMVIDSYEGIVEQDTKIAGYAHEQGKGMIILMNKWDKVEKDTRTAIEYTKIIRNRLDFISYAPILFVSAKTGQRIPRIIETIDEVAAERSKRLATGVLNDMLNEVLATNPLPSAGGKHVKLYYGTQVAVKPPTFVFFSNYPEEVHFSYVRFLENHIRKLFGFEGTPIRIKIKKRGEV
- the plsY gene encoding glycerol-3-phosphate 1-O-acyltransferase PlsY; protein product: MHILWSILVILASYLIGGFNSAYYIGRLWGVDDIRKYGSGNPGTTNVLRIVGKRAAFFTLLFDVAKGLVAVSLGLLLVKSSGVAILCGLAVIIGHNYPVQLGFKGGKGIATSIGVIFLLSPLAALCSLLIGLVVIAITKYVSLGSIIGSVLFPVFVAVFNGSWQYILFGVVMALMAVYRHRANISRLASGTESRIKLY
- a CDS encoding DUF3189 family protein → MYTCYGGAHSSVVAAAIHVGMLPSDRIPSYIEIASVPYYDRTDSKFIGIPLFMGMDLQENRVYAMGMKNGEAMIERIMYQYLSSYGIAKSELIFADAFSTLSVITKLGGFISRRLQLVSLGRPLTIWGIMKNYGKLVKLVDDTKNKVLT
- the pstA gene encoding phosphate ABC transporter permease PstA translates to MNAKIGDKVATVFFSAVAAFVILLLFAIIGYILFNGLEVVNWHFISTPPTFMKAGGGIAPQLFNSILLLVVSMIITVPIGLGAGIYLSEFAKPGPLTDTIRVSIESLASLPSIVVGLFGLIVFVKAMGWGFSIVAGAMALAVLNLPVMTRVSEDAIRSVSNELREASFALGATEWQTITRVLIKAALPSLITGIILTAARVFGEAAALLYTAGMSTPILDFQNWNPAAVNSPLRLFRPGETLAVYIWKVNSEGLVPDAARIANGASAVLVICVLLFNLISRWLGKIIYRKITGD
- the pstC gene encoding phosphate ABC transporter permease subunit PstC, which produces MKSDKVKNVLGKYFTFICAGLMIITTVFIVYFIASQGLMTFVKDKVSLSEFLFSSKWNPGAPKSEGGPYVGALAFILGSLAVSLSSLVLSTPLSISVAIFMVEISPHSMRNFLQSVVELFAGIPSVVYGWIGLSVLVPFIRHRIGGMGFSLLAGTIVLAIMIFPTITTVSVDSLRSLRSELKEASYALGATRWQTLRKVLLPAALPGILTGVVLGLARAFGEALAVQMVIGNAVRIPTSYLEPIHTMTSILTMDMGNTVAGSLWNNALWSIALLLLMFSFTFILIIRVIGKRRQYR
- the pnpS gene encoding two-component system histidine kinase PnpS; the protein is MRKKLFITYSVLLLLGVSCTSFFFLSAISKGDIKHIIMYITLSVLLGSSIAVLLGIRFLKHITQPIYEITKIAEDISNGKLTQPINDDYEDEIGMLARAIKKMTERLNLTISELYDRNAKLEAVLTSIVNGVVAIDNEEKVLLINNAAAKILGLNADDVIGRHILELMRSSKMHDIIEDILKNKRYYESEIELFYPEYRYLKIYTNPIRTPVVSGYQLYGENAEAGLVIVLNDVTEIKKLEKMRSEFAANVSHELRTPLTSIKGFVETLREGALEDKNTADKFLEIIDLETERLTRLINDILTLSEIEGLKGDIKLVPEKVKDIVEEVIYMLKNQAEEKNITVTYDIKPPELVMNTNRDRMKQMLLNLVENGIKYTGVRGHVDIKVNAEGEKVVFSVKDDGIGIPKEHIPRLFERFYRVDKSRSRKLGGTGLGLAIVKHIVNSFNGTITVKSEVKKGTEFIIQLPLSKADS